A window of Komagataeibacter medellinensis NBRC 3288 contains these coding sequences:
- the glyS gene encoding glycine--tRNA ligase subunit beta, with product MPELLIELFSEEIPARMQARAAADLERLVCEALAPLNPQGATSYAGPRRIALSLTVDATVPGGTVDERGPRESAPEKALAGFMRKHGVERDALVLENGFWVLHRTIPPVAAARQVADVLPGLLRRFPWPKSMRWGVSSAFTWVRPLRRIVCLLDGQVVDFTLAEGEDNGHGLKADNLTEGHRFTAPGAFAVASTKEWLNGLRARQVEPDASVRRTTIAEGVARLAREEGLNVVADPGLIDEVAGLTEWPVPFLGQIDDAFMTLPPEVMQVSMRVNQRYFALRNSDGSAAPRFAFVANLLPSDGGALTIAGNERVLRARFADARHFWDLDRARTLASRVPDLDRIVFHASLGSQGERVKRITRLAGVLAGMTGADVAQAERAALLCKADLTTGMVGEFPELQGIMGAYYARHDGEPDAVANAIGAHYMPRGPQDDVPTAPVAVAVALADKIDMLVAFFAVGEKPGGSGDPYALRRAALGVIRIIRENGLRLDLAKVLWEAAQGLPEALRLAPDLDVLPEFIADRLRVQLRSEGARHDILAAVSVGNTDTDIVRLLARATAIADMLATDDGRNMLAATKRAANILRIEDRKDGPHEGTPNPALYTQTEEKVLAEALQKAIPAVEQATAQERYADAMRDVASLRPVLDRFFEVVTVNDPDPAVRANRLRLLSELCRMTVLIADFSQIEG from the coding sequence ATGCCCGAACTTCTGATCGAACTCTTCTCCGAGGAAATCCCCGCCCGCATGCAGGCACGCGCGGCGGCGGACCTTGAACGCCTTGTGTGCGAGGCACTGGCCCCGCTCAACCCGCAGGGCGCCACGTCCTATGCCGGCCCGCGCCGCATTGCGCTGTCCCTGACAGTGGATGCAACGGTGCCCGGCGGCACGGTAGATGAACGCGGCCCGCGTGAAAGCGCGCCGGAAAAGGCGCTGGCCGGCTTCATGCGCAAGCATGGCGTGGAACGTGACGCACTGGTGCTTGAAAACGGCTTCTGGGTACTGCACCGCACGATCCCGCCCGTTGCCGCGGCACGGCAGGTTGCCGATGTGCTGCCCGGCCTGCTGCGTCGCTTCCCATGGCCCAAATCCATGCGTTGGGGTGTTAGCAGCGCCTTTACATGGGTGCGCCCGCTGCGCCGGATCGTGTGCCTGCTTGATGGTCAGGTCGTGGACTTCACGCTGGCGGAAGGCGAAGATAACGGCCATGGCCTGAAGGCGGATAACCTGACCGAAGGCCACCGCTTTACCGCGCCCGGTGCCTTTGCCGTTGCCAGCACGAAGGAATGGCTGAACGGCCTGCGCGCCCGCCAGGTGGAACCCGATGCAAGCGTGCGCCGCACCACCATTGCCGAAGGTGTTGCCCGCCTTGCGCGTGAGGAAGGGCTGAACGTGGTGGCCGATCCCGGTCTGATTGATGAAGTGGCGGGCCTGACTGAATGGCCGGTACCCTTCCTTGGCCAGATCGATGATGCGTTCATGACCCTGCCACCCGAGGTGATGCAGGTCTCCATGCGCGTGAACCAGCGCTACTTCGCGCTGCGCAACAGCGATGGCTCGGCCGCGCCGCGCTTTGCGTTTGTCGCCAACCTGCTGCCCAGCGATGGCGGGGCGCTGACCATTGCGGGCAACGAGCGCGTGCTGCGCGCGCGTTTTGCCGATGCCCGCCATTTCTGGGATCTGGACCGTGCGCGCACGCTGGCAAGCCGGGTACCCGACCTTGACCGGATTGTCTTCCATGCATCCCTTGGCAGCCAGGGCGAGCGTGTAAAACGCATCACCCGCCTTGCAGGCGTGCTGGCAGGCATGACCGGGGCCGATGTGGCGCAGGCCGAACGCGCGGCCCTGTTGTGCAAGGCCGACCTGACCACCGGCATGGTTGGCGAGTTTCCCGAATTGCAGGGCATCATGGGGGCTTATTACGCCCGTCATGACGGGGAACCCGATGCCGTGGCCAATGCCATTGGCGCGCATTACATGCCACGCGGCCCTCAGGATGACGTGCCCACCGCCCCGGTTGCGGTGGCCGTGGCGCTAGCCGACAAAATCGACATGCTGGTCGCCTTCTTCGCGGTGGGTGAAAAGCCCGGTGGCTCAGGCGATCCTTATGCCCTGCGGCGCGCGGCGCTGGGCGTGATCCGCATCATCCGTGAAAACGGGCTGCGGCTGGACCTGGCCAAGGTGTTGTGGGAAGCGGCACAGGGCCTGCCCGAAGCCCTGCGTCTTGCACCCGACCTTGATGTGCTGCCCGAGTTCATAGCTGACCGCCTGCGCGTACAGTTGCGCAGCGAAGGTGCGCGGCATGACATTCTGGCCGCTGTATCGGTTGGCAATACCGATACCGACATCGTGCGCCTGCTGGCACGTGCCACCGCCATAGCCGACATGCTGGCCACCGATGACGGGCGCAACATGCTGGCGGCGACCAAGCGCGCGGCCAACATCCTGCGTATCGAAGACCGCAAGGACGGCCCGCATGAAGGCACGCCCAACCCCGCGCTGTACACCCAGACAGAGGAAAAGGTTCTGGCCGAGGCCCTGCAGAAGGCCATCCCCGCCGTGGAACAGGCCACAGCACAGGAACGCTATGCCGACGCCATGCGTGATGTTGCCAGCCTGCGCCCCGTGCTGGATCGCTTTTTTGAAGTGGTCACAGTCAACGATCCCGACCCGGCAGTCCGCGCCAACCGCCTGCGCCTGCTGTCCGAACTGTGCCGCATGACGGTACTGATCGCGGATTTCAGCCAGATTGAAGGCTAG
- a CDS encoding glycine--tRNA ligase subunit alpha, with product MDPAPVPRSPTTPRPLSFQGLILKLHQFWSDQGCAILQPYDTEVGAGTLSPHTTLRALGKKPWKAAYVQPCRRPSDGRYGENPNRLQHYYQYQVLLKPTPEDSQKLLLDSYRAIGIDPLEHDIRFVEDDWENPTIGAWGLGWEVWCDGMEVTQFTYFQQVGGIPTVMPSTELTYGLERLAMYVQGIENVYDLDFNGQGLKYGDVFLRAEQDYSRHNFEVADVDMLHRHFIDAERESTALAEAGLAQPAYDQCLKASHLFNLLDARGVISVSERASYIGRVRTLAKRCCETWLAGEE from the coding sequence ATGGACCCGGCCCCCGTGCCCCGATCACCCACCACCCCGCGCCCGCTGTCGTTTCAGGGTCTGATCCTGAAGCTGCACCAGTTCTGGTCCGATCAGGGCTGCGCCATTCTCCAGCCCTACGACACGGAAGTCGGCGCGGGCACGCTCTCACCACACACCACGCTGCGCGCACTGGGAAAAAAACCGTGGAAGGCCGCCTACGTGCAGCCCTGCCGCCGCCCGTCCGATGGCCGTTACGGTGAAAACCCGAATCGGCTGCAGCATTACTACCAGTATCAGGTGCTGCTCAAACCCACGCCGGAAGACAGCCAGAAACTGCTACTCGACAGCTACCGCGCCATTGGCATCGACCCGCTGGAACACGACATCCGTTTTGTGGAAGATGACTGGGAAAACCCCACCATCGGCGCCTGGGGCCTGGGGTGGGAAGTCTGGTGCGACGGAATGGAGGTGACGCAGTTCACCTATTTCCAGCAGGTTGGCGGCATTCCCACCGTCATGCCTTCGACCGAACTAACCTACGGGCTGGAACGCCTCGCGATGTACGTGCAGGGGATCGAGAATGTCTATGACCTCGATTTCAACGGACAGGGCCTCAAATATGGCGACGTGTTCCTGCGCGCGGAGCAGGACTACTCCCGCCACAACTTTGAAGTAGCCGATGTGGACATGCTGCACCGTCACTTCATTGATGCCGAGCGCGAATCCACCGCCCTTGCCGAAGCCGGGCTGGCGCAGCCCGCCTATGACCAGTGCCTCAAGGCCAGCCACCTGTTCAACCTGCTTGATGCGCGCGGCGTGATCAGCGTAAGCGAGCGCGCTTCCTATATCGGTCGTGTGCGCACGCTAGCCAAACGCTGCTGTGAAACATGGCTGGCGGGCGAGGAATAA